One Cucurbita pepo subsp. pepo cultivar mu-cu-16 chromosome LG20, ASM280686v2, whole genome shotgun sequence genomic window carries:
- the LOC111782525 gene encoding transcription factor MYB59-like, producing the protein MPLLHTQIPPSLTTRKRKKQRMVLQEESMRKGPWTEQEDFQLVCFVGLFGDRRWDFIAKVSGLKRTGKSCRLRWVNYLHPGLKRGKITPHEERLILDLHSKWGNRWSRIARKLPGRTDNEIKNFWRTHMRKVAKAAGHDHVVVSPSSSAQIIEIGEELLDHREEEDGYSMDDIWRDIDDQSNVINQVCDQSNFECGPMSMPPWDYEEYSPWTVVEEENKVFDYGEGVALS; encoded by the exons ATGCCACTACTACATACCCAAATTCCCCCATCATTAacaacaagaaagagaaaaaaacaaagaatggTATTGCAAGAGGAAAGTATGAGAAAAGGGCCATGGACCGAACAAGAGGACTTCCAACTCGTCTGCTTTGTGGGTTTATTCGGTGACCGGCGATGGGATTTCATCGCCAAAGTATCAG GCTTGAAAAGAACCGGCAAAAGCTGCCGTCTCCGGTGGGTTAACTACCTCCACCCTGGTCTTAAGCGTGGCAAGATTACTCCCCACGAGGAGCGTCTCATTCTCGACCTCCACTCCAAGTGGGGAAACAG aTGGTCGAGGATTGCTAGGAAGCTTCCTGGTCGAACCgataatgaaataaagaatttttggCGAACCCACATGAGGAAAGTGGCCAAAGCCGCCGGTCATGATCATGTAGTGGTATCGCCGTCGTCCTCGGCTCAAATCATAGAGATCGGAGAAGAACTATTAGATCATCGGGAGGAGGAGGACGGTTATTCGATGGATGATATTTGGAGAGACATTGATGATCAAAGTAATGTTATAAACCAAGTTTGTGATCAAAGTAACTTCGAGTGTGGACCGATGTCGATGCCGCCGTGGGATTACGAGGAGTACTCGCCGTGGACGGTGGTTGAGGAAGAGAACAAGGTGTTTGACTATGGAGAGGGTGTGGCTCTAAGTTGA
- the LOC111783453 gene encoding uncharacterized protein LOC111783453 → MEDLGYLWSYQEGIDELKQRLLYTTIELESVKMAANQEMTENKQNLKNLFNLLQIAYKERDEAKNQLQKVLNKANSGITESNSLSGGGSDAAVSSPDFSSVGDPVIENFVKGKKLPEKGRLLQAVMEAGPLLQTLLVAGPLPRWRNPPPVQSLKVVPPPVLINNSPRICSNSMMNFSDSYSFGSQFQSTKRQRLH, encoded by the exons ATGGAAGATTTGGGCTATCTCTGGAGCTACCAAGAG GGCATTGATGAGCTAAAACAGAGGCTTCTCTACACAACAATTGAGCTCGAATCAGTAAAAATGGCGGCCAATCAAGAAATGACAGAAAACAAACAGAATCTAAAGAATCTCTTCAATCTTCTTCAAATTGCTTATAAAGAAAGAGACGAAGCAAAGAATCAGCTTCAGAAAGTGTTGAATAAAGCAAATTCCGGCATTACTGAGTCCAATAGCCTCTCCGGCGGCGGCTCCGACGCCGCCGTTTCGTCGCCGGATTTCTCGAGCGTTGGGGATCCGGTGATTGAGAATTTTGTGAAGGGGAAGAAGCTGCCGGAGAAGGGGAGGTTGTTGCAGGCTGTGATGGAGGCAGGGCCGTTGCTTCAGACGCTGCTTGTGGCGGGGCCGCTACCTCGGTGGCGGAATCCGCCGCCGGTGCAGTCGTTGAAGGTTGTTCCTCCGCCTGTTTTGATTAATAATAGTCCAAGAATATGTTCGAATTCTATGATGAATTTCTCTGATTCTTACAGTTTTGGGTCTCAGTTTCAGTCTACGAAGAGACAGAGATTACATTGA